The proteins below come from a single Mya arenaria isolate MELC-2E11 chromosome 8, ASM2691426v1 genomic window:
- the LOC128244114 gene encoding uncharacterized protein LOC128244114: MLSVPAIGIDSVKRFICEAAIGAGLENVRLVLEPKARQHFASDKPLKLTEKKSTEKFAIGYKYSFAELGGGTIDICVHEEVDGRRLSELYRAIGDHAGSTRVNHEITSVLVKLITMEHVVEVERKVFDASNCSTRKQVVALLNNLIVKEFFHSSVIVIMENLKEVLSACSRYNIATLPLVGGYSKSSRKNTERYPNRYRDSR; the protein is encoded by the exons ATGCTCTCCGTACCGGCAATCGGGATAGATTCTGTTAAGCGGTTCATATGTGAAGCTGCTATTGGTGCAGGATTAGAAAATGTTAGACTCGTTTTAGAACCAAAGGCCAGGCAACATTTTGCCTCCGACAAGCCATTGAAATTGACAGAGAAAAAGTCAACAGAGAAATTTGCAATTGGATACAAGTACAGTTTTGCTGAACTTGGGGGAGGGACTATTGATATCTGTGTCCATGAAGAAGTTGACGGTAGAAGACTATCTGAACTGTACAGGGCAATTGGTGACCATGCTGGCAGTACCAGAGTTAACCATGAGATCACAAGCGTCCTTGTCAAACT CATTACCATGGAACATGTAGTCGAGGTTGAGCGAAAGGTCTTCGACGCCAGTAATTGCAGTACACGAAAGCAGGTCGTCGCCTTACTCAACAATTTGATAGTAAAGGAGTTCTTTCATAGTTCTGTGATTGTAATCATGGAAAATCTGAAGGAGGTATTATCTGCTTGTTCTCGGTACAACATTGCGACCCTGCCTCTAGTTGGTGGATATTCAAAGTCTTCAAGAAAGAATACAGAAAGATACCCAAATCGATATCGTGATAGTCGATGA